One region of Diabrotica undecimpunctata isolate CICGRU chromosome 6, icDiaUnde3, whole genome shotgun sequence genomic DNA includes:
- the Arr1 gene encoding arrestin homolog → MVFNFRVFKKQSPNGKLTMYLGKRDFVDHISGVEPIDGVVVVDNEYKDRKIFGQVICSFRYGREADEVMGLNFQKDLYLASEQIYPPPEKSLNTKMQDRLLNKLGENCYPFTFTLPPSAPASVTLQPGTEDEGQPCGVHYYVKIYVGENETDRTHKRGTVTMAIRKIQYAPSKQGRQPCTVVRKDFMMSPGELELEVTLDKQLYHHGDKIAVNICIRNNSNKVVKKIKAMVQQGVDVVLFQNGQYRTSVASIETQEGCPIQPGSSLQKVVYLLPLLSSNKDRRGIALDGQLKKQDSNLASTTLLASPDQRDAFGIIVSYAVKIKLYLGALGGELAAELPFVLMHPKPSAKGKVIHADSQADVETFKHDTIDQDADDDKCD, encoded by the exons ATGGTTTTTAATTTTAGAGTGTTTAAAAAGCAATCCCCAAATGGGAAACTTACTATGTACTTGGGGAAGAGGGATTTTGTGGATCATATTTCGGGTGTTGAGCCAATAG atggAGTGGTGGTGGTAGATAACGAATATAAGGACAGAAAAATCTTTGGTCAAGTAATTTGCAGCTTTAGATATGGTCGAGAAGCTGACGAAGTCATGGGTTTAAACTTTCAAAAGGATCTTTATCTTGCATCAGAACAAATTTATCCACCTCCTGAAAAATCGCTGAACACAAAAATGCAGGACCGTCTGTTGAACAAATTGGGAGAAAATTGTTATCCATTTACTTTTACTTTACCGCCTAGCGCACCTGCTTCTGTAACATTACAACCAG GTACTGAAGATGAAGGGCAACCATGTGGAGTGCATTATTATGTCAAGATTTATGTTGGTGAAAATGAAACGGATAGAACTCACAAAAGAGGCACAGTTACCATGGCTATCAGAAAAATTCAGTATGCCCCATCAAAACAAGGCAGGCAACCATGTACTGTAGTACGAAAAGATTTTATGATGAGTCCTGGAGAACTTGAACTGGAAGTTACATTGGACAAACAG TTGTATCACCATGGTGATAAGATTGCTGTAAATATATGTATTCGAAATAACAGCAACAAGGTGGTTAAGAAGATAAAAGCTATGGTTCAGCAGGGAGTTGATGTTGTGTTATTCCAGAATGGACAATATAGAACATCCGTAGCAAGTATTGAAACACA AGAAGGGTGTCCCATTCAACCTGGTTCTAGCTTGCAGAAAGTGGTGTATCTTCTTCCCTTACTATCTTCAAATAAAGATCGAAGGGGTATTGCTTTAGATGGCCAACTCAAAAAACAAGACAGTAATTTGGCTTCGACAACTTT GTTAGCATCACCTGATCAGCGAGATGCATTCGGTATTATCGTATCTTATgcagtaaaaataaaattatacctAGGTGCACTCGGTGGAGAACTTGCTGCTGAATTACCATTTGTTTTGATGCATCCTAAA CCCAGTGCTAAGGGAAAGGTTATCCATGCAGACAGTCAAGCGGACGTTGAAACTTTTAAACATGACACCATTGATCAGGATGCAGATGATGATAAATGTGATTAA